One window of the Anaeromyxobacter dehalogenans 2CP-C genome contains the following:
- a CDS encoding DUF72 domain-containing protein — protein sequence MIRVGTSGFQYRHWRGVLYPEDLPARAWLPRYAELFDTVELNATFYRLPTAEAAARWRAVVPARFRFAVKGSRYLTHMKRLLDTERGLDRFFAPLAPLGPKLGPVLWQLPPGMKPDLERLDRFLSRLPPGRHALEVRDARWYVEEACAVLDAHGAALCEHDLLPRPPPRPTGGWRYLRFHGTTGRYHGRYGREALAPVARDLLGWSARGRAAWVYFNNDLRGDAVRDALALRELVGQGRPAPEAGVHGA from the coding sequence GTGATCCGCGTCGGCACGAGCGGCTTCCAGTACCGCCACTGGCGCGGCGTGCTCTACCCGGAGGACCTCCCGGCGCGCGCCTGGCTGCCGCGCTACGCGGAGCTGTTCGACACGGTCGAGCTGAACGCCACGTTCTACCGGCTCCCCACCGCGGAGGCGGCGGCGCGCTGGCGCGCGGTGGTGCCGGCCCGGTTCCGCTTCGCGGTGAAGGGCTCGCGCTACCTCACGCACATGAAGCGGCTGCTCGACACGGAGCGCGGGCTCGACCGCTTCTTCGCGCCGCTCGCGCCGCTGGGGCCGAAGCTCGGGCCGGTGCTGTGGCAGCTCCCGCCGGGCATGAAGCCCGACCTGGAGCGGCTGGACCGCTTCCTCTCGCGCCTGCCGCCGGGGCGGCACGCGCTGGAGGTGCGGGACGCGCGCTGGTACGTGGAGGAGGCCTGCGCGGTGCTGGACGCGCACGGCGCCGCGCTCTGCGAGCACGACCTGCTGCCCCGCCCTCCCCCGCGCCCGACCGGCGGCTGGCGGTACCTGCGCTTCCACGGCACCACCGGCAGGTACCACGGCCGGTACGGCCGCGAGGCCCTCGCGCCGGTGGCGCGCGACCTGCTCGGCTGGTCCGCGCGCGGGCGCGCCGCCTGGGTCTACTTCAACAACGACCTCCGCGGCGACGCCGTCCGCGACGCGCTGGCGCTGCGCGAGCTGGTCGGCCAGGGGCGGCCCGCGCCGGAGGCGGGCGTGCACGGGGCCTGA
- the ligD gene encoding DNA ligase D: protein MARAPVPTYRAQLATLVAAPPAGAGWVHETKYDGYRIGCALEGGRATLWSRRGNDWTAQFPEVARAAEALPVRSALLDGEVAAVLPGGRTSFQALQQAFSGGRRSLAYFVFDLLWLDGEDLSRRPLLERKDALRRLLGARREVLRYAPHVDAPGAEVLREACRLGLEGIVSKRADAPYRPGRNTTWTKAKCLARQELVIGGFTDPEGSRQGIGALLVGFHEGGALRFAGKVGTGFTQASARALRARLDRLERTDPPFTPRPPGALGRIAHWVRPELVAEVAFAEWTDDGKVRHPSFQGLREDKRAADVVRERPGAGAPPPAAASPPPQAPGAGGPARRRRPAGGPGEVVIGGVRLSHPERLVFPGEGRTGLTKADVARYYDAVAGAMLPHLRGRPLTLFHCPQGLSGECRFMKHSKTWAPPAVRRVRIQEKTKLGEYLIADDRAALLSLVQLDVLELHTWNATADALETPDRIVLDLDPGPAVPWPEVVRAARLLRSALEALGLAAFVKTTGGAGLHVVTPLVPRRRWEDCLAFARGLAATVARHEPRAFTVAFARAGRERKILLDYLRNNRTNTSVAAFSLRARPGAPASVPVAWDELGPRLRPERLGARTVPRRLARLGADPWAGYARAARPLADAHLAAVGAAPAAAPARGGGRR from the coding sequence GTGGCCCGCGCGCCCGTCCCGACCTACCGCGCCCAGCTCGCGACCCTCGTCGCGGCCCCGCCGGCCGGCGCGGGCTGGGTGCACGAGACGAAGTACGACGGGTATCGCATCGGCTGCGCGCTCGAGGGCGGGCGCGCCACGCTGTGGAGCAGGCGCGGCAACGACTGGACCGCGCAGTTCCCGGAGGTGGCGCGCGCCGCCGAGGCGCTCCCAGTGCGGAGCGCGCTGCTCGACGGCGAGGTCGCCGCGGTGCTGCCCGGCGGCCGGACCAGCTTCCAGGCGCTCCAGCAGGCGTTCTCCGGCGGGCGCCGCTCGCTCGCCTACTTCGTGTTCGACCTGCTCTGGCTCGACGGCGAGGACCTCTCCCGGCGCCCGCTGCTCGAGCGCAAGGACGCGCTGCGCCGGCTGCTCGGCGCGCGCCGCGAGGTGCTCCGCTACGCGCCGCACGTGGACGCGCCCGGCGCCGAGGTGCTCCGCGAGGCGTGCCGCCTCGGCCTGGAGGGGATCGTCTCGAAGCGCGCCGACGCGCCGTACCGGCCCGGGCGGAACACCACCTGGACGAAGGCGAAGTGCCTCGCCCGCCAGGAGCTGGTGATCGGCGGCTTCACCGATCCCGAGGGCAGCCGCCAGGGCATCGGGGCGCTGCTGGTGGGCTTCCACGAGGGCGGCGCGCTGCGCTTCGCCGGGAAGGTCGGCACCGGCTTCACGCAGGCGTCGGCGCGGGCGCTGCGCGCGCGCCTGGATCGCCTGGAGCGCACCGACCCGCCCTTCACGCCACGCCCGCCCGGCGCGCTCGGCCGGATCGCGCACTGGGTCCGGCCGGAGCTGGTCGCCGAGGTGGCGTTCGCCGAGTGGACCGACGACGGGAAGGTGCGCCACCCGTCGTTCCAGGGGCTGCGCGAGGACAAGCGCGCGGCGGACGTCGTCCGCGAGCGCCCCGGCGCCGGCGCGCCGCCGCCCGCGGCCGCCTCCCCGCCGCCGCAGGCGCCCGGCGCCGGCGGCCCCGCGCGGCGGCGCCGCCCGGCGGGCGGACCGGGCGAGGTGGTGATCGGCGGCGTCCGCCTCTCGCACCCGGAGCGCCTGGTGTTCCCGGGCGAGGGGCGGACCGGGCTCACCAAGGCGGACGTGGCCCGGTACTACGACGCGGTGGCCGGCGCGATGCTGCCGCACCTGCGCGGCCGGCCGCTCACCCTGTTCCACTGCCCGCAGGGCCTCTCCGGCGAGTGCCGCTTCATGAAGCACTCGAAGACCTGGGCGCCGCCCGCGGTGCGGCGCGTTCGCATCCAGGAGAAGACGAAGCTGGGCGAGTACCTGATCGCCGACGACCGCGCGGCGCTGCTCTCGCTCGTGCAGCTGGACGTCCTCGAGCTGCACACCTGGAACGCGACCGCGGACGCGCTGGAGACGCCGGACCGGATCGTGCTCGACCTCGACCCGGGGCCGGCGGTCCCCTGGCCGGAGGTGGTGCGCGCGGCGCGGCTGCTGCGCTCGGCGCTGGAGGCGCTGGGGCTCGCCGCGTTCGTGAAGACCACCGGCGGCGCCGGGCTGCACGTGGTGACCCCGCTCGTGCCCCGCCGGCGCTGGGAGGACTGCCTCGCGTTCGCGCGGGGCCTCGCCGCCACGGTGGCGCGCCACGAGCCGCGCGCGTTCACGGTGGCGTTCGCGCGCGCGGGGCGCGAGCGGAAGATCCTGCTCGACTACCTGCGGAACAACCGGACCAACACCTCGGTGGCGGCGTTCTCGCTCCGGGCGCGGCCGGGCGCGCCGGCGTCGGTGCCGGTGGCCTGGGACGAGCTGGGGCCGCGGCTGCGGCCGGAGCGGCTGGGGGCGCGGACGGTCCCGCGGCGGCTGGCGCGGCTCGGCGCCGACCCGTGGGCCGGGTACGCGCGCGCCGCCCGGCCGCTCGCCGACGCCCACCTGGCCGCGGTGGGCGCCGCGCCGGCGGCCGCGCCGGCGCGCGGCGGGGGGCGGCGGTGA
- the hrpB gene encoding ATP-dependent helicase HrpB — protein MQPLPIDPLLPEVVAALRAGPSLVIEAPPGAGKTTRVPRALHEAGLAGAGEVVVLEPRRLAARMAARRVADELGERPGETVGYQVRFDEVAGPRTRIRYVTEGLLTRRLLSEPALPGVGAVVLDELHERHLQGDLALAFLRRLQRTTRPDLKLVAMSATLDAGPVAAFLGAPALRSEGRRFEVAVEHLSPEEAAAPDVRLEERVARAIRRLHREGVDGDVLVFLPGAAEIRRARDALAAWAASAGVDVLPLHGDLPPEEQDRAVRPAARRKVILSTNVAETSITIDGVVAVVDSGLARIASHSPWSGLPTLEVKKVSRASAAQRAGRAGRTRPGRAVRLYTRHDHDARPEFEVPEILREDLSETLLALAGLGAAADLEWLEPPPAPALEAARALLADLGAVDAAGAPTAAGRAMLRFPLHPRLGRLLVEAAARGVPEDGALLAALLGERDLRERRALEGAALPPTGPSDLLELAQAFDEAARARFDPDRLRRMGVSPGAAQAVERSRRQLQRLARALPRDVPPPAAGDEPAREAALLRATLAAYPDRVARRRSPGSDEVVLVGGGSARLDPASVVREAPLLVAVDAEARRGDRRAPGARAAEARVRLASAVTQELLLDLFPEALRYDEAVQWNAQAERVEVAERLLYRDLVLEEARAARPDPDAVADALAAQALARGARAFAPEGALDALVARLAFAAEHAPEAGLAAPGEAELAAALRDAARGRRSFAELREADLPGALLGRLEPRARAALERLAPERVTLPGGRTVRIHYEPGKPPWIESRLQDFFGLAQGPAAAGGRVPLVLHLLAPNQRAVQVTTDLAGFWDRHYPAIRRELSRRYPRHAWPEDPRTAAPPAPRRR, from the coding sequence GTGCAGCCGCTCCCCATCGACCCGCTCCTCCCCGAGGTCGTCGCCGCGCTCCGCGCCGGCCCCTCGCTCGTGATCGAGGCGCCCCCCGGCGCGGGGAAGACCACCCGCGTGCCTCGCGCGCTGCACGAGGCCGGGCTGGCCGGCGCGGGCGAGGTGGTGGTGCTCGAGCCGCGGCGGCTCGCCGCCCGCATGGCCGCCCGCCGGGTGGCCGACGAGCTGGGCGAGCGGCCGGGCGAGACGGTCGGCTACCAGGTGCGGTTCGACGAGGTGGCGGGCCCGCGCACCCGCATCCGCTACGTGACCGAGGGGCTGCTGACCCGCCGCCTGCTCTCCGAGCCCGCGCTCCCCGGCGTCGGCGCGGTGGTGCTCGACGAGCTGCACGAGCGGCACCTCCAGGGCGATCTCGCGCTCGCCTTCCTGCGGCGGCTCCAGCGCACGACGCGCCCCGACCTGAAGCTCGTGGCGATGTCGGCCACGCTCGACGCCGGGCCGGTCGCGGCGTTCCTGGGCGCCCCGGCGCTGCGCTCGGAGGGGCGCCGCTTCGAGGTCGCGGTGGAGCACCTCTCGCCCGAGGAGGCGGCGGCGCCGGACGTGCGGCTCGAGGAGCGGGTGGCGCGGGCGATCCGGCGGCTGCACCGCGAGGGCGTGGACGGGGACGTGCTCGTGTTCCTGCCGGGCGCGGCCGAGATCCGGCGCGCCCGCGACGCGCTCGCCGCCTGGGCCGCGAGCGCCGGGGTGGACGTGCTGCCGCTGCACGGCGACCTGCCGCCGGAGGAGCAGGATCGGGCGGTGCGGCCGGCGGCGCGCCGCAAGGTGATCCTCTCCACCAACGTGGCCGAGACCTCGATCACCATCGACGGCGTGGTGGCGGTGGTGGACTCGGGCCTCGCCCGCATCGCCTCGCACTCGCCCTGGTCCGGCCTGCCCACGCTCGAGGTGAAGAAGGTCAGCCGCGCCTCGGCGGCGCAGCGGGCCGGGCGCGCCGGCCGCACGCGGCCCGGGCGCGCGGTGCGCCTCTACACGCGCCACGACCACGACGCCCGGCCGGAGTTCGAGGTCCCGGAGATCCTGCGCGAGGACCTCTCCGAGACGCTGCTCGCGCTGGCGGGCCTCGGGGCGGCCGCGGACCTCGAGTGGCTCGAGCCGCCGCCCGCGCCGGCGCTCGAGGCGGCGCGCGCGCTGCTCGCGGACCTCGGCGCGGTGGACGCCGCCGGCGCGCCCACCGCGGCCGGGCGCGCCATGCTCCGCTTCCCGCTCCACCCGCGGCTCGGGCGGCTGCTGGTGGAGGCGGCCGCGCGCGGCGTGCCCGAAGACGGCGCGCTGCTCGCGGCGCTGCTCGGCGAGCGCGACCTGCGCGAGCGCCGCGCGCTGGAGGGGGCGGCGCTCCCGCCCACCGGCCCGTCCGACCTGCTCGAGCTGGCGCAGGCGTTCGACGAGGCGGCCCGGGCGCGCTTCGATCCCGACCGGCTGCGGCGCATGGGCGTGAGCCCGGGCGCGGCGCAGGCGGTCGAGCGGAGCCGCCGCCAGCTCCAGCGCCTGGCCCGGGCGCTGCCGCGCGACGTCCCCCCGCCTGCCGCCGGCGACGAGCCCGCCCGCGAGGCGGCGCTGCTGCGGGCGACGCTGGCCGCCTACCCGGATCGCGTGGCGCGGCGGCGCTCGCCGGGCTCCGACGAGGTGGTGCTGGTCGGCGGCGGCAGCGCCCGGCTCGACCCCGCCAGCGTGGTGCGCGAGGCGCCGCTGCTGGTGGCGGTGGACGCCGAGGCGCGGCGGGGCGACCGGCGCGCGCCGGGCGCGCGCGCGGCCGAGGCGCGGGTGCGGCTCGCGAGCGCGGTGACGCAGGAGCTGCTGCTCGACCTGTTCCCGGAGGCGCTGCGCTACGACGAGGCGGTCCAGTGGAACGCGCAGGCCGAGCGGGTCGAGGTGGCCGAGCGGCTGCTCTACCGCGACCTCGTGCTGGAAGAGGCGCGCGCGGCGCGGCCGGACCCGGACGCGGTGGCGGACGCGCTCGCCGCGCAGGCGCTGGCGCGCGGGGCGCGGGCGTTCGCGCCGGAGGGCGCGCTCGACGCGCTCGTGGCGCGCCTGGCGTTCGCGGCGGAGCACGCGCCGGAGGCAGGCCTCGCCGCGCCCGGCGAGGCGGAGCTGGCCGCGGCGCTGCGCGACGCCGCCCGCGGCCGCCGGAGCTTCGCGGAGCTGCGCGAGGCGGACCTCCCGGGCGCGCTGCTCGGCCGGCTCGAGCCGCGGGCGCGGGCGGCGCTGGAGCGGCTCGCGCCGGAGCGGGTGACGCTCCCCGGCGGGCGGACCGTCCGCATCCACTACGAGCCCGGCAAGCCCCCGTGGATCGAGAGCCGGCTCCAGGACTTCTTCGGCCTGGCGCAGGGCCCCGCCGCGGCGGGAGGGCGCGTCCCGCTGGTGCTGCACCTGCTCGCGCCGAACCAGCGCGCGGTGCAGGTCACCACCGACCTGGCCGGCTTCTGGGACCGCCACTACCCCGCGATCCGGCGCGAGCTCTCCCGCCGCTACCCGCGCCATGCCTGGCCCGAGGACCCGCGGACCGCCGCGCCCCCGGCCCCGCGGCGGCGCTGA
- a CDS encoding Hsp20/alpha crystallin family protein, with amino-acid sequence MPTLLRNPDPAFATLSAEVNRLMNDLTQPGARGYGLAPAADILETEAGFQVVLDVPGLDPAAIKLDIENDTLSVQADRKQPALADGATLHRSERRFGTFFRAFTLPKTVDGAKVEARYDAGVLTVTLPKREDAKPRTIAVQVK; translated from the coding sequence ATGCCGACCCTGCTCAGGAACCCCGATCCCGCGTTCGCCACGCTCTCCGCCGAGGTGAACCGCCTCATGAACGACCTCACCCAGCCGGGCGCCCGGGGCTACGGCCTCGCGCCCGCCGCCGACATCCTCGAGACCGAGGCCGGCTTCCAGGTGGTGCTCGACGTGCCGGGGCTCGACCCGGCCGCCATCAAGCTGGACATCGAGAACGACACGCTCAGCGTGCAGGCCGACCGCAAGCAGCCCGCGCTCGCCGACGGCGCGACCCTGCACCGCAGCGAGCGCCGCTTCGGCACGTTCTTCCGGGCGTTCACGCTGCCGAAGACGGTGGACGGCGCGAAGGTCGAGGCGCGCTACGACGCCGGCGTCCTGACCGTCACGCTGCCGAAGCGCGAGGACGCGAAGCCGCGGACCATCGCGGTCCAGGTGAAGTAG